The genomic interval AATGCATATCGTATAATGTGCACGGACATGATCATTGCTATACACAAACGTCGGCCGGAACTTAAGGAAAGACTTCACTTCCTTGAACCCCTCTTCCACTCTATTCTTGTCCCTGTATGCACGTATAAGTTTTTCCGGACCGAGTCTATACTTCTCAGGCTCTGTAGTTTTGGTGATATTCGTGACCAACATCCACATACCATCCGTTAGCATTGCCTTTTCAATCGCCTCCATTTTCTTCTCGAATTTGAGATTGAAAGTCCG from Methanosarcinales archaeon carries:
- a CDS encoding transposase translates to MNGYLEYSLESVVITTEGGSEVRTFNLKFEKKMEAIEKAMLTDGMWMLVTNITKTTEPEKYRLGPEKLIRAYRDKNRVEEGFKEVKSFLKFRPTFVYSNDHVRAHYTICILAYLLDVTVTNRLFVIFNNI